In one Rutidosis leptorrhynchoides isolate AG116_Rl617_1_P2 chromosome 8, CSIRO_AGI_Rlap_v1, whole genome shotgun sequence genomic region, the following are encoded:
- the LOC139861478 gene encoding lysophospholipid acyltransferase LPEAT2-like, which yields MDSAKDLKTPLLNPSDQETSTNEECSISIDTQLDSDENPYGFIGSNGFEVPGSSTVDPFRNHTPEIEGVYEWIKVLICVPIAIIRLVLFGLCLSIGYIATKFALHGWKDKQNPMPKWRCRVMWITRLCTRGILFAFGYHWIKRKGKPAPRETAPILVSNHVSYIDPIFFFYELFPTIVASESHDSMPFVGTIIRAMQVIYVNRFSHQSRKHAVNEIKRKASSDRFPRLLLFPEGTTTNGRLLISFQLGAFIPSYPIQPVVVRYPHVHFDQSWGHISLGRLMFRMFTQFHNFMEVEYLPVVTPSENHKENAVRFAKKTSTAMARALNVVQTSHTFVDYMILSKAADSGQENPSLFVVEMAKIQELYHLSSSDALDFLDIFLSMNPDSSGNVNLQGFSKVLRLKPCGLSVKIFEFIDVSRNGKLTFKEFLVGSTHVLTQPLFGRACEVAFTESDTDQDHYISEQELAASLIPVMGSLSSDEVHEVFILFDGDGDGRISKGDFVTCLKRNPLLIALFSSHFVHKDLNTNAAVGYLEEMV from the exons ATGGATTCAGCTAAAGATCTGAAAACACCCTTACTCAATCCTTCAGATCAAGAAACATCCACAAATGAAGAATGTTCAATTTCGATCGATACCCAACTGGATTCTGATGAAAACCCATATGGGTTTATCGGGTCAAATGGGTTTGAAGTTCCCGGGTCATCAACTGTGGATCCATTTAGGAACCATACACCCGAAATTGAAGGGGTTTATGAGTGGATTAAAGTGTTAATTTGTGTGCCTATAGCAATTATTAGACTTGTGTTGTTTGGTTTGTGTTTGTCAATTGGTTATATTGCTACAAAATTTGCTTTACATGGTTGGAAAGATAAACAGAATCCAATGCCTAAATGGAGATGCAGGGTTATGTGGATCACCAGGTTATGTACTAGGGGAATCTTATTTGCATTTgg TTACCATTGGATAAAGCGAAAGGGAAAACCTGCTCCAAGGGAAACTGCACCTATACTTGTATCTAATCACGTATCGTATATTGATCCGATATTCTTTTTTTACGAATTATTTCCGACAATTGTTGCATCCGAGTCCCATGATTCCATGCCGTTTGTTGGTACCATTATTAGAGCTATGCAG GTGATCTATGTGAATCGGTTTTCACATCAATCACGGAAGCATGCCGTAAATGAAATAAAG AGAAAGGCCTCTAGTGACAGATTTCCTCGACTACTTTTATTTCCCGAGGGAACTACGACTAACGGAAGGCTGCTTATTTCTTTTCAACTTGGCGCTTTTATACCTAGTTATCCTATTCAACCGGTGGTGGTTCGATATCCCCATGTGCATTTTGATCAATCATG GGGTCATATTAGTCTGGGGAGACTCATGTTTAGAATGTTCACACAATTTCATAATTTCATGGAG GTTGAGTATCTTCCCGTTGTTACACCCTCGGAAAATCATAAGGAAAATGCTGTTCGTTTTGCCAAGAAA ACGAGTACAGCCATGGCTCGTGCTCTAAACGTTGTACAAACGTCTCATACCTTTGTTGATTACATGATTCTTTCAAAGGCAGCTGATTCCGGGCAG GAAAATCCTTCACTCTTCGTGGTTGAAATGGCAAAGATTCAAGAG TTATACCATTTGAGCTCTTCAGACGCCTTAGATTTCTTAGATATATTTCTTTCCATGAATCCAGATTCAAG TGGAAACGTTAACTTACAAGGTTTTTCGAAGGTTTTGAGATTAAAGCCTTGTGGTCTCTCTGTAAAG ATATTTGAGTTTATTGACGTGAGCAGGAACGGCAAACTTACTTTTAAAGAG TTCTTGGTGGGATCTACTCATGTACTCACCCAACCATTATTCGGGCGAGCGTGTGAAGTAGCTTTTACTGAAAGCGACACTGACCAAGATCATTACATTTCTGAGCAAGAA CTCGCCGCTTCATTGATTCCAGTCATGGGGAGCTTGAGTAGTGATGAA GTACATGAAGTATTCATTCTCTTTGATGGAGACGGTGACGGTCGAATCAGCAAGGGAGATTTCGTAACATGTTTAAAAAGGAACCCATTGCTGATAGCACTTTTCTCTTCCCATTTTGTGCATAAAGATTTGAATACAAATGCAGCAGTTGGTTATTTAGAAGAAATGGTATGA